One window from the genome of Schistocerca piceifrons isolate TAMUIC-IGC-003096 chromosome 1, iqSchPice1.1, whole genome shotgun sequence encodes:
- the LOC124737307 gene encoding 40S ribosomal protein S24 isoform X2, producing MSEGTATIRTRKFMTNRLLCRKQMVVDVLHPGQPSVKKTDIREKLGKMFKVTPDTVFVFGFRTAFGGGKSTGFALIYDTLDYAKKFEPKYRLQRHGLYEKQKATRKQRKERKNRMKKVRGTKKSKVGAASGKKGKK from the exons ATG AGTGAAGGAACAGCAACTATTCGAACAAGAAAGTTCATGACAAACAGGCTCTTATGCCGAAAGCAGATG GTTGTAGATGTTTTGCATCCAGGGCAGCCGTCTGTGAAGAAAACTGACATAAGAGAAAAACTCGGTAAAATGTTTAAAGTTACACCAGATACAGTGTTTGTATTTGGATTTCGTACAGCATTTGGAGGTGGAAAATCAACTGGGTTCGCCTTGATTTATGATACGCTAGATTATGCCAAGAAGTTTGAACCGAAATACAGGTTACAGAGG catggTTTGTATGAGAAACAAAAGGCAACAAGGAAGCAGCGCAAGGAAAGGAAAAACAGAATGAAGAAAGTACGTGGTACAAAGAAATCCAAAGTTGGTGCAGCATCAGGAAAGAAG
- the LOC124737307 gene encoding 40S ribosomal protein S24 isoform X3 → MSEGTATIRTRKFMTNRLLCRKQMVVDVLHPGQPSVKKTDIREKLGKMFKVTPDTVFVFGFRTAFGGGKSTGFALIYDTLDYAKKFEPKYRLQRHGLYEKQKATRKQRKERKNRMKKVRGTKKSKVGAASGKK, encoded by the exons ATG AGTGAAGGAACAGCAACTATTCGAACAAGAAAGTTCATGACAAACAGGCTCTTATGCCGAAAGCAGATG GTTGTAGATGTTTTGCATCCAGGGCAGCCGTCTGTGAAGAAAACTGACATAAGAGAAAAACTCGGTAAAATGTTTAAAGTTACACCAGATACAGTGTTTGTATTTGGATTTCGTACAGCATTTGGAGGTGGAAAATCAACTGGGTTCGCCTTGATTTATGATACGCTAGATTATGCCAAGAAGTTTGAACCGAAATACAGGTTACAGAGG catggTTTGTATGAGAAACAAAAGGCAACAAGGAAGCAGCGCAAGGAAAGGAAAAACAGAATGAAGAAAGTACGTGGTACAAAGAAATCCAAAGTTGGTGCAGCATCAGGAAAGAAG